The following coding sequences lie in one Rutidosis leptorrhynchoides isolate AG116_Rl617_1_P2 chromosome 4, CSIRO_AGI_Rlap_v1, whole genome shotgun sequence genomic window:
- the LOC139844376 gene encoding large ribosomal subunit protein eL37y-like codes for MTKGTGSFGKRRNKTHTLCVRCGRRSFHLQKSRCSACAYPAARVRKYNWSEKAIRRKTTGTGRMRYLRNVPRRFKSGFREGTQATPRSKGTASST; via the exons ATG ACAAAAGGAACAGGAAGTTTTGGTAAAAGGAGGAACAAAACACACACACTGTGTGTGCGATGTGGCCGTCGCAGTTTTCATTTGCAGAAGAGTCGATGCTCTGCTTGTGCTTATCCTGCTGCTCGCGTCAGAAAAT ACAACTGGAGTGAAAAGGCAATCAGAAGGAAGACAACTGGAACAGGCCGTATGCGTTACCTTCGTAATGTTCCTCGCAGGTTCAAGAGTGGTTTCAGGGAAG GTACTCAAGCAACTCCAAGGAGCAAAGGAACGGCTTCCAGTACTTAA
- the LOC139844377 gene encoding uncharacterized protein: MLKLWRWYQNCLSVHPVKTQVISSGLIWGLGDIAAQSVTHSTALHSQNKNPNFISEDDKRLRINWRRVATTSLFGMAFVGPVGHFWYEGLDRFLKLKLQYQPKSMRFVATKVALDGIIFGPLDLFVFFSYMGFASGKSVNQVKEDVKRDFLPALILEGGIWPIVQVANFRYIPVRYQLLYVNSFCLLDSCFLSWLEQQQDAAWKQWFKRLSLKEREKQEG, translated from the exons ATGTTGAAGTTATGGAGATGGTATCAAAATTGTTTATCAGTACATCCAGTAAAAACACAAGTGATCAGTTCAGGTTTAATTTGGGGACTTGGTGATATTGCTGCTCAATCGGTTACTCATTCTACTGCTCTTCACTCTCAaaataaaaaccctaatttcatttCT GAAGATGATAAACGGTTACGTATCAATTGGAGACGCGTGGCTACTACGAGCTTGTTTGGAATGGCTTTTGTAGGTCCAGTTGGTCACTTCTG GTATGAAGGTCTAGATCGATTTCTAAAGTTGAAACTTCAATACCAACCAAAATCCATGCGTTTTGTTGCAACTAAAGTAGCACTTGACGGGATCATATTCGGGCCGTTGGATTTATTTGTTTTCTTCTCTTACATGGGTTTTGCTTCTGGAAAAAGTGTTAATCAAGTGAAAGAAGATGTAAAAAGAGATTTTCTTCCAGCCTTGATTTTAGAAGGCGGGATATGGCCAATTGTTCAAGTGGCCAACTTTCGTTATATACCTGTTAGGTACCAACTTCTGTATGTCAACTCTTTCTGCTTGTTGGATAGCTGCTTTCTTTCTTGGCTTGAGCAACAACAAGATGCTGCTTGGAAACAATGGTTCAAACGTCTGTCATTGAAAGAACGTGAGAAGCAAGAGGGTTAA